In Alligator mississippiensis isolate rAllMis1 chromosome 10, rAllMis1, whole genome shotgun sequence, one DNA window encodes the following:
- the ARL2BP gene encoding ADP-ribosylation factor-like protein 2-binding protein isoform X2: METAEEETLETSSPSEAEFDAVVGYLEDIIMDDDFQLLQRSFMEKHYQEFEDSEENKLIYTSIFNEYICLVEKYIEEKLLDRIPGFSMAAFTMSLQQHKEEMAGDIFDMLLTFTDFLAFKEMFLDYRAEKEGRGLDLSSGLVVTSLSKSSVSSS, translated from the exons ATGGAAACGGCAGAGGAAGAAACCCTGGAAAC ATCTTCCCCTTCAGAAGCAGAATTTGATGCTGTGGTTGGGTATTTAGAGGATATTATAATGG ATGATGATTTTCAGTTATTACAAAGAAGCTTTATGGAGAAACACTACCAGGAATTCGAGGATTCAGAAGAAAACAAACTCATCTACACATCCATTTTTAATGAAtat ATTTGTTTAGTAGAGAAATACATTGAAGAAAAACTCCTTGACAGGATTCCTGGTTTTAGTATGGCTGCTTTTACTATGTCATTACA ACAGCACAAAGAAGAAATGGCAGGTGATATATTTGACATGCTTCTCACATTTACTGATTTTCTAGCCTTCAAAGAAATGTTCTTGGATTACCGAGCT GAAAAAGAAGGTCGTGGTCTGGATTTAAGCAGTGGGTTAGTGGTGACATCATTAAGCAAGTCCTCAGTATCTTCATCCTAG
- the ARL2BP gene encoding ADP-ribosylation factor-like protein 2-binding protein isoform X1, whose protein sequence is METAEEETLETWVSVSSPSEAEFDAVVGYLEDIIMDDDFQLLQRSFMEKHYQEFEDSEENKLIYTSIFNEYICLVEKYIEEKLLDRIPGFSMAAFTMSLQQHKEEMAGDIFDMLLTFTDFLAFKEMFLDYRAEKEGRGLDLSSGLVVTSLSKSSVSSS, encoded by the exons ATGGAAACGGCAGAGGAAGAAACCCTGGAAACGTGGGTGTCCGT ATCTTCCCCTTCAGAAGCAGAATTTGATGCTGTGGTTGGGTATTTAGAGGATATTATAATGG ATGATGATTTTCAGTTATTACAAAGAAGCTTTATGGAGAAACACTACCAGGAATTCGAGGATTCAGAAGAAAACAAACTCATCTACACATCCATTTTTAATGAAtat ATTTGTTTAGTAGAGAAATACATTGAAGAAAAACTCCTTGACAGGATTCCTGGTTTTAGTATGGCTGCTTTTACTATGTCATTACA ACAGCACAAAGAAGAAATGGCAGGTGATATATTTGACATGCTTCTCACATTTACTGATTTTCTAGCCTTCAAAGAAATGTTCTTGGATTACCGAGCT GAAAAAGAAGGTCGTGGTCTGGATTTAAGCAGTGGGTTAGTGGTGACATCATTAAGCAAGTCCTCAGTATCTTCATCCTAG